The following proteins are co-located in the Peromyscus eremicus chromosome 13, PerEre_H2_v1, whole genome shotgun sequence genome:
- the Rpe gene encoding ribulose-phosphate 3-epimerase isoform X6, producing MHMMVSRPEQWVKPMAVAGANQYTFHLEATENPGALIKDIRENGMKVGLAIKPGTTVEYLAPWANQIDMALVMTVEPGFGGQKFMEDMMPKVHWLRTQFPTLDIEVDGGVGPDTVQKCAEAGANMIVSGSAIMKSDDPRSVINLLRNVCSEAAQKRSLDR from the exons ATGCACATGATGGTGTctaggccagaacagtgggtaAAGCCAATGGCCGTGGCAGGTGCCAATCAATATACCTTTCATCTTGAGGCAACTGAGAACCCTGGGGCTTTGATTAAAGACATCCGGGAGAATGGGATGAAG GTCGGCCTTGCCATCAAACCAGGAACGACAGTTGAATATTTGGCCCCATGGGCTAATCAGATAGATATGGCCTTGGTAATGACCGTAGAACCTGGGTTTGGAGGGCAAAAATTCATGGAAGATATGATGCCCAAG GTTCACTGGTTGAGGACCCAGTTCCCAACTTTGGATATAGAGGTCGATGGTGGAGTAGGTCCTGACACTGTTCAGAAATGTGCGGAG GCAGGAGCTAACATGATTGTGTCTGGCAGTGCCATCATGAAGAGTGACGACCCCAGATCTGTTATCAACTTACTAAGAAATGTCTGTTCAGAAGCTGCTCAGAAACGTTCTCTTGATCGATGA
- the Rpe gene encoding ribulose-phosphate 3-epimerase isoform X5, which yields MHFVPNITFGHSVVESLRKQLGQDPFFDMHMMVSRPEQWVKPMAVAGANQYTFHLEATENPGALIKDIRENGMKVGLAIKPGTTVEYLAPWANQIDMALVMTVEPGFGGQKFMEDMMPKVHWLRTQFPTLDIEVDGGVGPDTVQKCAEAGANMIVSGSAIMKSDDPRSVINLLRNVCSEAAQKRSLDR from the exons gcATTTTGTTCCCAATATCACTTTTGGTCATTCTGTGGTTGAAAGCCTCCGAAAGCAGTTAGGCCAGGACCCTTTCTTTG ATATGCACATGATGGTGTctaggccagaacagtgggtaAAGCCAATGGCCGTGGCAGGTGCCAATCAATATACCTTTCATCTTGAGGCAACTGAGAACCCTGGGGCTTTGATTAAAGACATCCGGGAGAATGGGATGAAG GTCGGCCTTGCCATCAAACCAGGAACGACAGTTGAATATTTGGCCCCATGGGCTAATCAGATAGATATGGCCTTGGTAATGACCGTAGAACCTGGGTTTGGAGGGCAAAAATTCATGGAAGATATGATGCCCAAG GTTCACTGGTTGAGGACCCAGTTCCCAACTTTGGATATAGAGGTCGATGGTGGAGTAGGTCCTGACACTGTTCAGAAATGTGCGGAG GCAGGAGCTAACATGATTGTGTCTGGCAGTGCCATCATGAAGAGTGACGACCCCAGATCTGTTATCAACTTACTAAGAAATGTCTGTTCAGAAGCTGCTCAGAAACGTTCTCTTGATCGATGA